TTTGAAAAACGGGATACGGTCATCACAGATACGACCTACACATGGCCCGTCAATGCACAGACCTATGACAAGTCCGGAACGTATCAAGAGTCCTTCCGTTCGACGGTAGGTTGTGATTCGCTCCACTACCTGTATCTGCTCATCAAAAAGAATTACGGAATCTACTATCCCAATATCATATACCCCGGTGGGGTGAACAATGGATTTACATTATTCGATGATGGATCGACCATTGCACAGATCACAAAATTATCGATCTACGATCGCTGGGGATCGCAGGTATGGCAACAAGAAAACTTCGCTGCCAATGATCCCTCGCTGGGCTGGGACGGCAGCTTCAAGGGGAAAGCAGTCGTTCCGGGCGTATATGTGTGGCATGCTCAATTGACCCTGCAGGATGGTTCGGTGATCTCTTGGCAGGGGGAGGTGACGGTGGTGAGATAAGAATTTTGTCTGAACTGGGATTTATGGGAGTTGTGGGAAGGAATATCATTTTTTTTTGGATTGATTGAAGATGTAATATTCTTAGTTATGAAATATAATTTTATTCTCTCGATCTCACCCATCCCATGCATCCCAAAAATCATGGTTCAGACAGATAACGGAATTTTGTCTGAACTGGGATTTATGGGATTGTTGGGAGTTGTGGGAAGGATTATCATTTCTTTTTGAATTTATTGAAGATGTAATATTCTTGACCATGGATAAAATTCCATCATCGCGATCTCATTAATCCCATACATCCCAAAAATCATGGTTCAGACAATTGATGGGGATTGTATTACAGACCCGCCTTCATGATAATAATCATGTCTGACGTTGATTCCCATCAAGACCTCTGAGCGCATATTTTCTTTCCTTCGTGCTTAGAATTTTAAGCAGTATGTCCGTATATCATTCTCAGGGTAAGATTCCTCATAAAAGGCATGTCGCCTATAGACAAAAAACGGGTGAGTTGTACCATGAAGAACTCTTCGGAACCGAAGGGTTTTCGTCAACATCCTCTCTGGTGTACCATCTGAGGCCGCCTACCCGTGTCCGTCAAATCGGAAAGCCATGGTCCATCAAACCGGAATTAGCGTTCGAGGATAATTTACAGGCATTGAGTTTTTCTGGATTCAAGGCCACTCCAAAAGCCGATTACATAGAGAGCCGCAGGACTTTGTTTCTCAACGCGGATATGTCCGTAAGTCTTGCAGCTCCTACCGAATCCCTAAGAAGTTATTTTTATAAAAATGCCGATGCCGACGAGATGATTTTCATCCATGAAGGTGCTGGTGTGTTGCGTACCAGTTATGGCAATGTACGTTTTGAGTATGGCGATTATCTGGTCATACCACGGGGAACTGTCTACCAGATTGAATTTGATTCAGGCCTTAACCGTCACCTGATTGTGGAGTCTCATGGACCTATCCGAACGCCTGGTCGTTACCGCAACGCCATGGGACAATATCTGGAACATTCCCCTTTTTGTGAACGTGACTTCAAACTTCCTACGGATCTGGAAACCATCGATCAGGAAGGTGAGTTTCATCTGCGAATAAAAAAACGTGGGATGATTTACCCTTTCGTATATTCCAATCATCCTTTTGATGTAGTTGGGTGGGATGGTTATAACTATCCTTATGGAATTTCGATCTTTGACTTCGAACCCATTACAGGACGCATCCACATGCCTCCACCCATTCACCAACAGTTTGAAGGTCGTGGCTTTGTCATTTGTTCTTTCGTTCCAAGAATGTATGATTACCATCCCGACGCCATTCCGGCTCCATACCACCACAGCAATATTGACTCCGACGAAATTCTCTATTATGTGGATGGCGATTTTATGAGCAGAAACAACATTCAAAAAGGTCAGCTGACCCTACATCCTGCCGGCATTCCGCACGGACCACATCCGGGAGCGATTGAGAGAAGTATTGGACAAAAAGATACCAAAGAACTGGCCGTGATGATTGATCCTTTCAGTCCTGTAAGCATCACCAAAGATGCCATGGAAATTGAGGTCAAGGATTACTACAAATCATGGTTGGAAGAACCGGTGAGCGCACATTAATAAAAACTATTTTGCTAAAATTTAATATTACTTAAGATGATGAAAGATCTGACCACCGTACAGAATTATTCCTACAGCGGAGAAAAGATTTTCGAAAAAGCTCAGGATTTTCTCCCCATTAATGGAACTGATTTTGTTGAACTTTACGTAGGCAATGCCAAACAGGCAGCGCATTTTTATAAAACTGCTTTCGGATTTCAGTCTGTTGCCTATTCAGGATTGGAGACCGGCAATAAAGAAAAGTGCTCCTATGTCATCCAACAAGGAAAAATACGCCTGGTATTAACCTCTCCATTCAATCCGGACAGTGAAATTTCACAACACATTAGAATGCATGGCGATGGTGTTAAGTACATTGCACTGTGGGTAGATGATGCCAGAAAAGCATTTGAGGAAACTGTGTCGCGCGGTGCAAAATCATTCCTCGAACCGGTAAGTGTTTCAGACGAATTTGGCGAAATTGTTAAATCAGGAATACATACCTACGGTGATACCGTTCACCTGTTCATAGAAAGAAAAAATTATCACGGTCCTTTTATGCCTGGATACATAGCCTGGCATTCAGATTATCAACCTTCTGAGACTGGTCTCAAATACATCGATCACATGGTGGGTAATGTCGAACTTGGTGGAATGGACAAGTGGGCAAGATTCTATGCAGAAGTGATGGGTTTTGCCAATCTGATTACCTTCGACGACAAAGACATTTCTACCAAATACACCGCCTTGATGAGCAAGGTGATGACCAACGGGAATGGCCGAATCAAATTCCCCATCAACGAACCTGCAATGGGGCTAAAAAAATCACAGATCGAGGAATATCTTGATTTTTATAAAGGTCCGGGTTGTCAGCACATTGCAGTTGCCACCGACAACATCATCTTCACCATCAGTGAAATGAGAAAGAGAGGTGTTGAATTTCTTCATGTGCCCGGTGATTACTATGATACGGTCAAATCCAGGGTGGGTATCATAGAAGAAGACATGGAAGAGTTGAGAAAACTCGGCATCATGGTGGATCGTGACGAAGACGGTTACCTCCTGCAGATATTTACCAGACCGGTGGAAGATCGTCCGACCCTGTTCTTTGAAATCATCCAACGCAAAGGAGCAAAGTCATTCGGGAAAGGTAACTTTCAGGCTCTGTTCGAGAGCATAGAAGCCGAACAAGCTCGTCGCGGAACTTTATAGTCATCAAAAGGCCGTTTCATTTGCTCGGTCTGGTGGCCTGGTGCTTAGATTTTAGAGACATATTGTGCGATTATTAGAAAACCATTTAGGTTAAGGCTCTGTATTCGATGCTTTCCTCCCATTAAATTGCAACTGATTGGCGAACAACTTGTTAAGTTAGCAAATTTATTCCCAATGGGAAGGTCAAAGTAAGCTAAAACAGGCTGTATCATAAAATTTATGGCATTTATGAAATAAAACACGTATCTTTGTGGTACTTTGTCTGAAGATTGTATCTCAATCTACTGGTAAAATTCAATTACCGTCGGTTTCACATTACATTTTTCTTTAAAGTGCCTAACATTAAAAAACTTTAATGACGTTTACTGATTTGAATTTAATTACGCCGCTACTTTCGGCGCTCGATAAAAAAAATTACCTAAAACCTTCCCCCATTCAGGCCAAAAGTATCCCACACCTGCTCGCAGGGAAAGACATCTTTGGCTGTGCCCAGACCGGTACAGGAAAAACCGCTGCTTTTACACTTCCTATCTTGCAAATGATGGAAGCCTCTAAAACCAATCAAATAAGAAGGACCATAAAAGCTTTAATTCTTGCACCTACCCGCGAACTGGCAACCCAGATCAGCGAAAATGTAAGAGATTATGGAGCTAACCTAAATTTCACACATGCAACTGTCTTCGGAGGAGTGTCCCAGACACAACAAGTCAATGCATTGAGAAGAGGAATTGATATCCTGATTGCAACGCCCGGCAGATTGCTGGATCTCATGCAACAGGGATTTGTCAATCTGAATCATGTGGAATATTTCGTTTTGGATGAAGCTGACCGCATGCTGGACATGGGATTCATCAATGACATGAGAAAAGTGATCGCCAAGTTGCCGGCAAAAAAACAAACCATGTTTTTTTCCGCCACAGCTGCACCAAATATCATGCAACTCGCCAATACCATTCTTAAAAATCCGGTAAGCGTTTCCGTCAATCCTGTTTCCTCTACTGCACCTGCGATCAGACAAAGTGTTTACTTTGTACAACGTCCTCAAAAAAGTGCTTTACTGAAACATATCCTGAAGACAGATAAAATCGATCACGTGTTGATCTTTACCCGCACCAAAAGAGGTGCTGATAAAGTTGCCAAAGACCTTAAAGGAATCAACATCAAAGCAGAAGCCATCCACGGGAATAAGTCTCAGACTGCCCGCGAAAAAGCCCTTAAAGGTTTTAAGGACAGGACAGTAAGTGTATTGGTTGCTACCGATATCGCATCAAGAGGAATTGATGTGGACAAACTCACCCACGTGATCAATTATGAAATTCCTGAACAAGCTGAAAATTACGTACATCGCATCGGCCGGACCGGTAGAGCGGGTGAAACAGGTGAAGCTGTTTCCCTTTGCAGTACAGAAGAAATGGCTTATTTTAGAGGCATACAAAAATTAATAAAAAAAGATATTGAAGTCATTAAAAAACATCCCTACCTGTAGGACTTTTTCTTCAACATCTATTACAAGAATAATTATATTAAACAATCATTAAATTAAAAGCATGAAAAACGGTGTAGTAAAATTTTACAACGAAGCCAAAGGATTTGGATTTATTAAAGAAGATAATGGACAAGAAATTTTTGTTCATGCTTCCGGATTAAAAGAAGAGATTCGCGAAAACGATAAGGTTACCTTTGACGTTCAGGATGGAAAAAAAGGTCTTAACGCGGTTAACGTAAAGTTAGCTTAAGCTTAAGGCTATAATTCCAACAGACGTTCTATAGTTTTTCGTCCTGCTTCTTTAAAATTTAAGATGGATTTTCCATCAGTGTTTTCTGATTAAATATTTTTTTAGAATCAGGCGCCGGGCTTTCGCCAGGTGGATAGAAGGATCGATGAAATTCATCCAAAATCAATTGAAGTCTTACAAAAATCAAGGAGTACTCAGTACTCCTTGATTTCTTTTTTGATTGCATTTTCTGCTGCAACTGTGCCCCTTTTTGGTACAGAATTACAACTTTGATGCACCCAAATTCAAGTGTCCGCATCGCACCATCTTTAGATCAGGAATAATCTACATGGACCCTCATGATTTATCCCTTTTCATAATCAAGTTTTATCTTAAATTTGACTTGTGATTCAGTCCTTTGAAGACGAATGGATTTTCTCATGGCAGTGTTGATATTCCATTTTGTCAAAAGCCAACTCATCAGATGCTGTATTTATGAAAGAAAATATCTACTCCGTTATCGCAGGTACAGGAAGTTTTATTCCCGAAAATGTTATCCTCAACAGCGATTTCATGCAAAGTACTTTTTATGATCAGGATAAAAAGAATATAGATACGCCCAATGAAGATTTAATCAGCAAGTTTCAAAAAATAACCACCATCAGCGAAAGGCGCTACGCAGACGATCACATGGTTACTTCTGACATGGCCTACCTGGCTGCAAAGGATGCCTTGGAATCTTCCGGCATCGATCCGGAAAGTCTTGACCTGATCATCGTTGCACATAATTTTGGGAATGTCAAAAAGAATAACCGCAAATCTGATTTAGTGCCGAGCCTTGCCTCCAGGGTTAAATATCACCTGGGCATTAAAAATCCTAACACAGTCGCATTTGACCTCATCTTTGGCTGCCCGGGATGGCTCCAAGGCATGATCCAGGCGGATTACCAGATCAAATCAGGCAATGCACAACAAATCATGGTCATCGGCTCTGAAATGCTCTCCAGGGTCTCCGATCCACATGATCGGGACAGTATGATCTACTCTGATGGTGCAGGCGCAACCATTCTTAAAGCTATACGCAGTGAAGTACCGATCGGAATGATCGCCCACTCCGTCCGGACAGATGCCTTTAATGAAGCTCACTATCTCGAAATGAAGGAGTCTAACAGCCCGGATTATTCTGGATCTGAGCTTTATCTCAAAATGCAGGGACGCAAACTTTATGAATATGCGCTGAATCAGGTTCCGCAATTGGTTAAAGACTGCATCGTAAAATCTGATCTTCAATTCGACCAAATCAAAAAAGTACTCATCCATCAGGCCAATGGCAAAATGGATGAAGCCATCCTTCACAGAATATGCCAACTTTTTGGAAAAAAATCTGATCCCGCCAGTCTGATGCCCATGACCATTGATAAACTGGGAAACAGCTCTACGGCTACACTTCCAACACTCCTC
This region of Candidatus Vicinibacter affinis genomic DNA includes:
- a CDS encoding homogentisate 1,2-dioxygenase, whose protein sequence is MSVYHSQGKIPHKRHVAYRQKTGELYHEELFGTEGFSSTSSLVYHLRPPTRVRQIGKPWSIKPELAFEDNLQALSFSGFKATPKADYIESRRTLFLNADMSVSLAAPTESLRSYFYKNADADEMIFIHEGAGVLRTSYGNVRFEYGDYLVIPRGTVYQIEFDSGLNRHLIVESHGPIRTPGRYRNAMGQYLEHSPFCERDFKLPTDLETIDQEGEFHLRIKKRGMIYPFVYSNHPFDVVGWDGYNYPYGISIFDFEPITGRIHMPPPIHQQFEGRGFVICSFVPRMYDYHPDAIPAPYHHSNIDSDEILYYVDGDFMSRNNIQKGQLTLHPAGIPHGPHPGAIERSIGQKDTKELAVMIDPFSPVSITKDAMEIEVKDYYKSWLEEPVSAH
- the hppD gene encoding 4-hydroxyphenylpyruvate dioxygenase codes for the protein MKDLTTVQNYSYSGEKIFEKAQDFLPINGTDFVELYVGNAKQAAHFYKTAFGFQSVAYSGLETGNKEKCSYVIQQGKIRLVLTSPFNPDSEISQHIRMHGDGVKYIALWVDDARKAFEETVSRGAKSFLEPVSVSDEFGEIVKSGIHTYGDTVHLFIERKNYHGPFMPGYIAWHSDYQPSETGLKYIDHMVGNVELGGMDKWARFYAEVMGFANLITFDDKDISTKYTALMSKVMTNGNGRIKFPINEPAMGLKKSQIEEYLDFYKGPGCQHIAVATDNIIFTISEMRKRGVEFLHVPGDYYDTVKSRVGIIEEDMEELRKLGIMVDRDEDGYLLQIFTRPVEDRPTLFFEIIQRKGAKSFGKGNFQALFESIEAEQARRGTL
- a CDS encoding DEAD/DEAH box helicase; its protein translation is MTFTDLNLITPLLSALDKKNYLKPSPIQAKSIPHLLAGKDIFGCAQTGTGKTAAFTLPILQMMEASKTNQIRRTIKALILAPTRELATQISENVRDYGANLNFTHATVFGGVSQTQQVNALRRGIDILIATPGRLLDLMQQGFVNLNHVEYFVLDEADRMLDMGFINDMRKVIAKLPAKKQTMFFSATAAPNIMQLANTILKNPVSVSVNPVSSTAPAIRQSVYFVQRPQKSALLKHILKTDKIDHVLIFTRTKRGADKVAKDLKGINIKAEAIHGNKSQTAREKALKGFKDRTVSVLVATDIASRGIDVDKLTHVINYEIPEQAENYVHRIGRTGRAGETGEAVSLCSTEEMAYFRGIQKLIKKDIEVIKKHPYL
- a CDS encoding cold shock domain-containing protein translates to MKNGVVKFYNEAKGFGFIKEDNGQEIFVHASGLKEEIRENDKVTFDVQDGKKGLNAVNVKLA
- a CDS encoding ketoacyl-ACP synthase III; the encoded protein is MKENIYSVIAGTGSFIPENVILNSDFMQSTFYDQDKKNIDTPNEDLISKFQKITTISERRYADDHMVTSDMAYLAAKDALESSGIDPESLDLIIVAHNFGNVKKNNRKSDLVPSLASRVKYHLGIKNPNTVAFDLIFGCPGWLQGMIQADYQIKSGNAQQIMVIGSEMLSRVSDPHDRDSMIYSDGAGATILKAIRSEVPIGMIAHSVRTDAFNEAHYLEMKESNSPDYSGSELYLKMQGRKLYEYALNQVPQLVKDCIVKSDLQFDQIKKVLIHQANGKMDEAILHRICQLFGKKSDPASLMPMTIDKLGNSSTATLPTLLDLILKNKMKDHDLNKDDYAVFASVGAGMNINAFTYKFA